A window of Paenibacillus polygoni contains these coding sequences:
- the iolB gene encoding 5-deoxy-glucuronate isomerase: MSELIIKPSAEPQEDGVIISVTPASAGWEYVGFQVVTLQAGQKFHRDTLGQEVCLVLISGKADVKTKQSEWVGIGERMSVFEHIPPYSVYVPNQDQYEVTAITELELAICSAPGKGNYPARLIPPRAVGVETRGYGSLERQVHNILPESEEADSLLVVEVFTPAGHWSSYPPHKHDRDALPDESFLEETYYFRVEPEQGFAIQRVYTDDRSLDETLVVANGQTTLVPKGYHPVSAPPGYEVYYLNVMAGPTRTWKFHNDPNHAWIINSK; the protein is encoded by the coding sequence ATGTCTGAGCTTATTATCAAGCCAAGTGCAGAACCACAAGAGGATGGGGTCATTATATCGGTAACACCTGCTTCTGCAGGTTGGGAGTATGTGGGTTTTCAAGTGGTGACCTTACAAGCTGGTCAGAAATTTCACCGTGATACACTGGGTCAGGAGGTATGTCTAGTACTCATCAGCGGGAAAGCAGATGTGAAAACGAAGCAATCGGAATGGGTCGGCATTGGTGAGCGCATGTCTGTGTTTGAACACATTCCTCCCTATTCAGTCTATGTGCCTAATCAAGATCAATATGAAGTGACTGCCATTACCGAGCTAGAGCTTGCCATTTGTTCAGCTCCCGGCAAAGGTAATTATCCTGCAAGATTGATTCCACCTCGCGCGGTAGGTGTAGAAACGCGGGGGTATGGTTCACTCGAAAGGCAAGTTCATAATATTTTACCGGAGTCGGAAGAAGCAGATAGTTTACTGGTGGTAGAAGTGTTTACACCTGCCGGACATTGGTCTAGTTATCCCCCTCACAAACATGATCGAGATGCTCTACCAGATGAATCATTTCTTGAGGAAACCTACTATTTTCGTGTAGAACCAGAGCAAGGTTTTGCTATACAACGGGTGTATACAGATGACCGTTCATTAGATGAAACTTTAGTCGTCGCTAACGGACAAACCACGCTTGTTCCCAAAGGGTACCATCCTGTATCTGCACCACCAGGGTATGAGGTATACTACCTGAATGTAATGGCAGGACCTACACGAACTTGGAAATTCCATAATGATCCAAACCATGCTTGGATTATTAACTCCAAATAA
- a CDS encoding LacI family DNA-binding transcriptional regulator, with the protein MKPKLNDVAKLAGVSPTTVSRVLNNRGYISQETKDRVQEAMQQLNYFPNDVARSLFSKRTNLIGLIIPTTSNPFFGELTFHIENICASLGYKLLICNSLNQLDKEEAYVDMLMRNQVDGIIVGTHNRGIVNYDQKNIAVVAIDRFLSNTIPVVGSDNYMGGKMASELLIDKGCQHILHINGPVELETPASLRRKAYEDVMAQHGREAITYEVHDPFNQQNHYQPIQRLLDEHPEVDGLFASNDLVAASFISQAKKRGKRVPEDIRVIGYDGTDTTRNLLPELTTIQQPIQEIGRAAVELLIKEIDGQFSDVPRETYLPVKLIEASTV; encoded by the coding sequence ATGAAACCTAAACTTAATGATGTTGCAAAATTAGCTGGAGTTTCACCGACGACGGTTTCTCGGGTGCTTAATAATCGGGGTTATATTAGTCAGGAGACGAAGGACCGAGTTCAGGAAGCGATGCAGCAACTGAATTATTTTCCTAATGACGTTGCCAGGTCGCTATTTAGCAAACGAACGAATTTGATAGGTTTAATTATACCGACAACAAGTAACCCTTTCTTTGGGGAGCTGACTTTTCATATTGAAAATATCTGTGCGTCACTCGGCTATAAACTGCTGATTTGTAACAGCTTAAATCAGCTGGATAAAGAAGAAGCTTATGTAGATATGCTGATGCGTAATCAAGTGGACGGTATTATCGTAGGAACACATAACCGAGGTATTGTAAATTATGATCAGAAAAATATAGCGGTTGTTGCGATTGATCGCTTCTTATCGAATACCATTCCTGTTGTTGGATCAGATAACTATATGGGCGGAAAAATGGCTTCAGAGCTGCTAATTGATAAGGGATGCCAGCATATCTTGCACATTAATGGACCTGTGGAATTGGAAACACCGGCAAGCTTACGAAGAAAAGCTTATGAAGATGTGATGGCGCAGCATGGCCGGGAAGCAATTACCTATGAAGTTCATGATCCTTTCAATCAACAAAACCATTATCAACCCATTCAGCGTTTGCTTGATGAGCACCCTGAGGTGGATGGGTTATTTGCAAGTAATGATTTGGTTGCTGCATCTTTTATTTCACAAGCCAAAAAACGGGGCAAACGTGTTCCTGAAGACATTCGAGTCATTGGATATGACGGTACAGATACGACACGAAACTTACTCCCTGAACTAACAACGATTCAGCAGCCTATTCAGGAGATTGGAAGAGCTGCAGTCGAGCTGCTTATCAAAGAAATTGATGGACAATTCAGTGACGTCCCACGAGAAACGTACCTGCCTGTGAAACTTATCGAAGCTAGTACGGTTTAG
- a CDS encoding MFS transporter has protein sequence MRHSKSMYWKLSAYFFFFFFTWSASYSLFSIWLGQEINLNGAETGIIFTVNAVFALCMQPLYGFISDKIGLKKHILFLISGLLLIVGPFYIFVYGPLLQYNVFLGAIVGGLYLGVAFLAGIGAIESYVEKVSRKYDFEYGKSRMWGSLGWAAATFFAGQFFNINPNINFWIASVSAVILFFIMMSIKVEITESDIEQAESINFRQVGKLFTDKHFWFFIVYVLGVTCIYNVYDQQFPIFFSSAFASVALGNQVYGYLNSFQVFLEAGMMFLAPFVVNKIGAKKGLILAGFLMSFRIMGSGLVVGPYGISAMKLIHALELPIMLISVFKYLAANFDTRLSSILYLVGYQFTSQVGASILSPIAGVLYDIRGFANTYLFMGIVVLAFTTISIFTLKRDPKKPDHLEPQTQTNSNMEIA, from the coding sequence ATGAGACATTCAAAGAGCATGTACTGGAAACTAAGCGCCTATTTCTTCTTTTTCTTCTTTACATGGTCAGCCAGTTATTCATTGTTTTCGATTTGGCTCGGGCAAGAAATCAATCTGAATGGTGCTGAAACAGGTATTATCTTTACTGTAAACGCTGTCTTTGCATTATGTATGCAACCGCTTTATGGATTTATCTCTGATAAAATTGGACTTAAGAAACATATTTTATTTTTAATTAGCGGTTTGCTCTTAATTGTGGGTCCATTCTATATTTTTGTATACGGACCATTGCTTCAGTACAATGTATTTCTTGGCGCCATTGTAGGTGGATTATACTTAGGTGTTGCTTTCTTGGCGGGGATCGGTGCTATCGAATCTTATGTGGAGAAAGTCAGCCGTAAATATGACTTTGAATACGGCAAATCTCGTATGTGGGGCTCGCTAGGTTGGGCAGCAGCAACCTTCTTTGCTGGACAGTTCTTTAATATCAACCCAAACATTAACTTCTGGATTGCATCGGTATCAGCTGTCATTCTATTCTTCATCATGATGTCAATTAAAGTGGAGATAACAGAATCCGACATAGAACAGGCTGAATCTATTAACTTTAGGCAAGTTGGTAAATTGTTTACAGATAAGCATTTTTGGTTCTTTATTGTATATGTCCTTGGTGTAACGTGTATTTACAATGTGTATGATCAGCAGTTTCCGATTTTCTTTTCATCGGCATTCGCTAGCGTTGCATTAGGCAATCAGGTGTACGGTTACTTAAATTCCTTCCAAGTGTTCTTGGAAGCAGGAATGATGTTCTTAGCTCCGTTTGTTGTTAATAAAATTGGTGCTAAAAAGGGCCTGATATTGGCAGGGTTTTTAATGTCATTCCGTATTATGGGCTCCGGGTTAGTTGTTGGACCTTATGGCATCTCAGCTATGAAATTGATTCACGCACTCGAACTGCCTATCATGCTGATCTCTGTATTTAAGTATTTGGCTGCTAATTTTGACACGCGTTTGTCATCCATCTTATATCTGGTAGGGTATCAGTTTACGAGTCAGGTAGGAGCTTCGATCCTTTCACCCATTGCCGGTGTGCTTTATGACATTAGAGGGTTTGCGAACACCTACTTGTTTATGGGTATAGTCGTACTTGCCTTTACAACAATCTCAATCTTCACCTTAAAGAGAGATCCCAAAAAGCCTGATCATCTGGAACCACAAACTCAAACTAATTCAAATATGGAAATAGCGTAG
- a CDS encoding glycoside hydrolase family 32 protein: MNTYQNNTKQADNALKKAEAKMNKRYRLGYHITAPANWINDPNGLIQYKGEYHAFYQHHPYDENWGPMHWGHVKSKDLVHWEHCPIALAPGDACDLDGCFSGSAVDNNGELTLIYTGHHYIDEPNNIFFQNQNVAVSTDGIHFTKIEQNPVIAEPPADSSQHFRDPKVWKHEDTWYMILGNSTKEEQPRVILYTSPDLRKWTYHGVLLQGDKDMGFMWECPDFFELDGKHVFMFSPQGIDAEGDKYNNLFQTGYYVGEYDYDTNEYKHGEFIELDNGHDFYAVQTFLDDQGRRIAIGWMDMWESEMPTKADGWCGALTIPRVLTLGENNKVLMNPVDEMKLLRQSEHVVLQDQVISVSSLTEVEADLLEVKVVFDLTKTSADLVGLKLRGTDHEETVITYSIPDQKLMLDCSKSGKKTDGVRRTALSAEGQLTLHVYVDRSSIELFANEGQATMTSRIYPSEKLLGIELVTEGGEAKVNGLTYWNLKDIWQAE, from the coding sequence ATGAACACATATCAGAACAATACGAAGCAAGCGGATAATGCTTTGAAAAAGGCAGAAGCGAAAATGAACAAACGTTACCGTTTAGGGTATCATATTACGGCACCAGCAAACTGGATTAATGATCCAAACGGACTGATTCAATATAAAGGTGAATATCACGCTTTTTATCAGCATCATCCTTATGATGAGAACTGGGGACCCATGCACTGGGGTCACGTTAAAAGTAAGGACCTTGTACACTGGGAGCATTGCCCGATTGCATTAGCGCCGGGAGATGCATGTGACCTTGATGGCTGCTTCTCCGGAAGCGCTGTAGATAATAACGGCGAACTGACACTCATCTACACAGGACATCACTATATTGATGAACCCAATAATATCTTCTTCCAGAACCAAAATGTGGCCGTTAGCACGGATGGTATTCATTTTACAAAAATAGAACAGAATCCTGTAATCGCTGAGCCTCCGGCTGACAGCTCCCAGCATTTCCGCGATCCAAAGGTATGGAAACATGAGGATACCTGGTACATGATCCTAGGGAATAGCACAAAAGAAGAACAGCCGCGTGTTATTCTTTATACTTCGCCTGATCTTAGAAAGTGGACGTATCACGGTGTGCTTCTGCAAGGAGACAAGGATATGGGCTTTATGTGGGAGTGCCCAGACTTCTTTGAACTAGACGGCAAACATGTATTTATGTTCTCCCCGCAAGGTATTGATGCTGAGGGAGATAAGTACAATAACTTATTCCAGACGGGGTACTATGTCGGCGAGTATGATTATGACACGAATGAATATAAACATGGCGAGTTTATAGAGCTTGATAACGGTCATGACTTTTATGCAGTACAAACCTTCCTTGATGATCAAGGTCGCCGTATTGCGATCGGTTGGATGGATATGTGGGAATCCGAGATGCCGACTAAAGCAGATGGTTGGTGCGGTGCGCTGACGATTCCACGTGTACTTACACTCGGTGAGAATAACAAGGTTCTCATGAACCCTGTTGATGAAATGAAGCTGCTTCGTCAAAGTGAACATGTTGTACTCCAAGATCAAGTTATTTCTGTGAGCTCATTGACGGAAGTTGAAGCCGATCTGCTAGAAGTGAAGGTTGTGTTCGACTTGACGAAAACAAGTGCGGATCTCGTAGGCTTGAAGCTTCGTGGTACTGATCATGAGGAAACAGTGATCACTTATTCAATCCCGGATCAGAAGCTTATGCTTGATTGTTCCAAATCAGGTAAGAAAACAGATGGCGTTCGCCGTACAGCTTTAAGTGCTGAGGGTCAGCTGACATTGCATGTATATGTGGATCGCTCATCGATTGAATTGTTTGCGAATGAAGGACAAGCTACGATGACAAGCCGCATCTATCCGAGTGAGAAGCTATTAGGCATTGAACTCGTAACTGAAGGCGGAGAGGCTAAGGTAAATGGATTAACCTATTGGAATTTGAAAGATATCTGGCAAGCTGAATAA
- a CDS encoding metallophosphoesterase family protein — protein sequence MKSYAIITDIHGNASALAAVLEDIKQRKADHIFCLGDMVGIGPDSNEVMSMLLETQNVSYVLGNHELAVAAAFRGEDPPLGHHNERAHHQWLADRIDKHYIEFITDLPKKIIYEVLGYTFYFAHYHLDMTDHYLTIEKNPSIEQLDSFYSSSDYDLVCFGHHHVIHHLTSDRRVYFNPGSLGCNHKPIARYGFVEVSESGINVESIQIPYDNTDFLNSYERRKVPDREFILKIFHGV from the coding sequence ATGAAATCTTATGCCATTATTACAGACATCCATGGAAATGCCTCTGCTTTAGCAGCGGTTCTTGAAGATATAAAACAACGAAAAGCGGATCATATTTTTTGCCTAGGAGATATGGTAGGAATAGGACCGGACAGTAATGAAGTGATGTCAATGTTATTAGAAACTCAAAACGTCTCGTATGTTCTAGGGAATCATGAACTAGCTGTGGCGGCAGCCTTTAGAGGCGAAGATCCACCTCTCGGGCATCATAATGAAAGAGCACATCATCAATGGTTGGCTGATCGAATAGATAAGCACTATATTGAATTTATAACCGATCTTCCTAAGAAGATAATATATGAGGTTTTAGGGTATACGTTTTATTTTGCTCATTATCATTTAGATATGACAGACCATTACCTTACAATTGAGAAAAATCCATCAATAGAACAACTGGATTCTTTTTATTCAAGTTCTGATTATGACCTCGTTTGTTTTGGACATCATCATGTTATTCACCATTTAACGTCAGATCGGAGAGTATATTTTAATCCTGGCTCTTTAGGTTGTAATCATAAACCTATTGCAAGATATGGTTTTGTAGAAGTAAGTGAATCAGGCATAAATGTGGAGAGCATTCAAATTCCATATGATAATACTGATTTTTTGAATTCATACGAAAGACGTAAAGTTCCAGACAGAGAATTTATACTGAAGATATTTCATGGAGTTTAA
- the pyrE gene encoding orotate phosphoribosyltransferase produces MKELAKEIYEVSHVTGEFLLRSGKVSNEYFDKYLFEAKPELLSKIASELEKLIPQGTEVLAGLELGGVPVATALSLKSGIPAAFVRKKAKAYGTCKLAEGMDVKGKRICIVEDVVTTGGQVILSAKDLREAGTIVTDVVIVIERDIEGRKRLEAEGLTLHSLFKMEELVEAAQDASDLNLIKGKA; encoded by the coding sequence ATGAAGGAATTAGCTAAAGAAATTTATGAAGTATCGCATGTAACGGGAGAATTTCTATTAAGATCAGGGAAAGTTTCAAATGAATATTTTGATAAGTATTTATTCGAAGCAAAACCTGAGTTGTTATCCAAAATTGCTTCAGAGCTGGAAAAATTGATACCCCAAGGCACTGAAGTGCTTGCAGGCCTAGAACTGGGCGGTGTACCGGTAGCGACGGCACTTTCCTTGAAATCAGGTATCCCCGCAGCATTTGTAAGAAAAAAGGCTAAAGCATATGGTACTTGTAAATTAGCTGAAGGTATGGATGTGAAGGGAAAGCGAATTTGTATTGTTGAAGATGTGGTAACAACAGGCGGTCAAGTAATATTAAGTGCTAAGGACTTAAGAGAAGCCGGAACCATTGTAACAGATGTTGTGATTGTAATAGAAAGAGACATAGAAGGCAGAAAGAGACTAGAAGCAGAAGGACTTACATTACATTCATTATTTAAGATGGAAGAATTAGTGGAGGCAGCTCAAGACGCAAGTGACTTGAATTTGATAAAGGGGAAGGCATGA
- a CDS encoding GNAT family N-acetyltransferase, which translates to MKYVYRSLEEKDLSAISTFPQSEEELKYISPAFIYPLTPNQIVDLLKDRLEPTVIIEQATEEVIAYANIYGYDLAKSICWLGNVIVSPKYRGHGASAYLLNVMFEKAKHHLAVKTMRLACHNTNSRGLAFYSKHGFKPYDLKIVNIDDKRIISIHMSRELTK; encoded by the coding sequence ATGAAGTACGTCTACAGAAGTCTAGAAGAGAAAGACTTGAGCGCAATCTCTACATTTCCACAATCAGAAGAAGAATTGAAGTATATAAGTCCTGCATTTATTTACCCTTTAACACCCAATCAAATAGTAGATTTATTGAAGGATCGGTTAGAACCTACTGTAATCATAGAGCAAGCAACGGAAGAGGTGATTGCTTACGCGAATATATATGGATATGACTTAGCAAAAAGTATCTGTTGGCTCGGTAATGTAATTGTCTCCCCTAAGTATAGGGGCCACGGTGCATCCGCATATCTACTTAATGTCATGTTTGAAAAAGCTAAACATCATTTAGCAGTGAAAACAATGCGATTAGCTTGTCATAATACAAATTCAAGAGGGTTAGCATTTTATTCGAAGCATGGATTCAAACCTTATGATTTAAAGATCGTCAATATAGACGATAAGAGAATAATCTCGATCCATATGAGCAGGGAACTTACTAAATAA
- a CDS encoding GNAT family N-acetyltransferase: protein MIPIEAIQIKPIHKHTDKEQKNLGEFGYVTDSKYRVSKTETKERTVIEIELAELESRIYKSYTNSEEDYERYSKIASTGFSLGAYIGSDLVGVVIAEEMQWNNTLLIWHYQVAEDWRRKSIGKQLMNELKCLAESNGIRAINLETQNTNMNAICFYRKCGFEIEGVDLSYYTNSDAFDGEVAIFMKRKLG from the coding sequence GTGATTCCGATAGAAGCAATACAGATAAAACCGATACATAAACACACGGATAAAGAACAAAAGAATCTTGGGGAATTTGGATATGTTACAGATTCTAAATATAGAGTAAGCAAAACGGAAACGAAAGAAAGAACGGTAATCGAAATTGAATTAGCTGAACTTGAAAGCAGGATTTATAAATCCTATACAAATAGTGAAGAAGATTATGAGCGTTATAGCAAGATCGCTTCAACAGGATTTTCCTTAGGGGCATACATAGGAAGTGATTTGGTCGGGGTAGTGATCGCTGAAGAGATGCAATGGAATAATACATTATTGATTTGGCACTACCAAGTCGCAGAAGACTGGAGAAGGAAGTCTATAGGAAAGCAGCTAATGAATGAATTAAAGTGTCTTGCTGAGTCAAACGGAATTAGAGCAATCAATTTGGAAACGCAGAATACGAATATGAATGCTATATGCTTTTATAGAAAATGCGGATTTGAAATAGAGGGGGTTGATTTGTCTTATTATACAAACAGTGATGCTTTTGATGGAGAAGTCGCGATATTCATGAAGAGAAAGTTAGGATGA
- a CDS encoding GNAT family N-acetyltransferase, whose product MLEYGLLNLLTNPEFYRWAIVFENEVIGSVHFPELSNKHSKCEIGYYIGSKWWGKGFTSEATKEIARYAFEDINAHKLKAWHHSDNIASGLVLQKLGMIIEGECKQEMILKDGTYSDIKEYGLLKDTWDHLHR is encoded by the coding sequence ATTTTAGAGTATGGATTACTCAATTTACTTACCAATCCTGAATTTTATCGATGGGCTATCGTGTTTGAAAATGAAGTGATTGGATCAGTCCATTTTCCTGAGTTATCTAATAAACATTCGAAGTGTGAGATTGGCTATTATATCGGATCAAAGTGGTGGGGGAAAGGATTTACTAGTGAAGCTACGAAAGAAATTGCAAGGTACGCTTTCGAAGATATAAACGCTCATAAGCTAAAAGCATGGCACCATTCAGATAATATCGCTTCAGGTCTTGTTCTGCAAAAACTCGGAATGATTATAGAAGGGGAATGTAAACAGGAGATGATCCTTAAAGACGGCACGTATAGTGATATTAAAGAATATGGACTGTTAAAAGATACTTGGGATCATCTTCATCGATAA
- a CDS encoding GNAT family N-acetyltransferase, protein MIRTATKEDIDQLIRLRWDFTMEYDVDGKLKNENYDDFYIECRGFLLELFQSRKWYVWIAEEDGIILSNIYIELIHKVPRPGRITYPFAYMTNVYTKPDYRGKGIGSNLISHINDWAKKSKYEFIIVWPSDEGVDFYKRNGYEHCKEPMELNLD, encoded by the coding sequence ATGATAAGAACAGCCACTAAGGAAGATATTGATCAACTCATTCGGTTGAGATGGGATTTTACCATGGAATACGATGTTGACGGCAAACTTAAAAATGAAAATTATGATGATTTCTACATTGAATGCAGAGGTTTTTTATTAGAACTATTTCAAAGTCGTAAGTGGTATGTTTGGATCGCGGAGGAAGACGGAATTATTTTATCAAATATATACATAGAGCTTATACACAAAGTCCCAAGACCAGGAAGAATCACGTATCCTTTTGCATACATGACCAATGTCTATACTAAACCTGATTATCGAGGAAAAGGCATTGGTAGTAATTTAATATCGCATATCAATGATTGGGCTAAAAAAAGTAAATATGAATTTATTATCGTATGGCCAAGTGATGAAGGAGTGGATTTTTATAAAAGGAATGGATATGAGCATTGTAAGGAGCCAATGGAATTGAATCTAGACTGA
- a CDS encoding DinB family protein — MIYDLQGQAGMSPVVGMLYSAVRKNSHRLMSITDGMSQEEVDYKGPDHKSNSTAQLIKHITYVDLNWVYRIKELPLPQSLSEQYGPMIDENNRLPKVKGMSLSTLMYNYEQVLNRLETVCMQLTDADLDKVVNFGHDNEKQATIRWGIWHMADHSRYHQAHINQLRKWSTLNKEGIR, encoded by the coding sequence GTGATCTATGATTTACAAGGGCAAGCTGGTATGTCACCTGTTGTGGGTATGTTATATTCCGCTGTAAGAAAGAACAGCCACCGACTTATGAGTATTACAGATGGGATGTCACAAGAAGAAGTAGATTACAAAGGACCCGATCATAAATCGAACAGTACTGCTCAGTTAATCAAACATATCACCTATGTGGATCTGAACTGGGTTTATAGAATAAAAGAACTACCACTCCCTCAGTCATTATCAGAACAATATGGTCCCATGATTGACGAGAATAATAGGCTGCCCAAGGTAAAAGGGATGTCGTTAAGCACGCTAATGTATAACTATGAACAAGTATTAAATAGGTTGGAGACAGTATGTATGCAATTAACCGATGCGGATCTAGACAAAGTTGTTAATTTTGGACATGACAATGAAAAACAAGCAACAATACGCTGGGGGATATGGCATATGGCTGACCATAGCCGCTATCATCAGGCTCATATTAACCAGCTTAGAAAGTGGTCAACGTTAAATAAGGAGGGGATTAGATGA
- a CDS encoding HAD-IIIA family hydrolase, protein MKDFQAVFIDRDGTIGGTGHFVHPSNFKQYEGAQEAINRLKQAGYKVFAFTNQHRISRSEATIEDFRVEFEKYGFDDSFICPHSEQDLCNCRKPKPGMLQEAALKHQLDLSKCVVIGDVGDTDMLAAHAVGATKIMVKTGWGASSLSDYRHKWQETEPDYIAEHINDAVDWILNT, encoded by the coding sequence ATGAAGGACTTTCAAGCTGTATTTATCGACCGTGATGGAACTATAGGTGGCACTGGACATTTTGTACATCCAAGTAACTTTAAACAATATGAAGGTGCTCAGGAAGCGATTAACCGTTTAAAGCAAGCAGGGTACAAGGTGTTTGCTTTTACGAATCAGCATAGAATCTCACGCAGTGAAGCAACCATAGAAGATTTTAGAGTTGAATTTGAAAAATATGGGTTTGATGATTCTTTTATCTGTCCTCATAGTGAACAAGATCTTTGTAACTGTAGAAAGCCTAAACCTGGGATGTTGCAGGAGGCGGCATTAAAGCATCAATTAGACTTATCTAAGTGTGTAGTAATTGGTGATGTAGGGGATACCGATATGCTAGCAGCTCATGCAGTAGGTGCAACTAAAATTATGGTGAAAACGGGTTGGGGGGCATCATCTCTGTCGGATTACAGACATAAATGGCAAGAAACCGAACCTGATTATATAGCGGAGCATATTAATGATGCAGTGGACTGGATATTAAATACTTAA
- a CDS encoding DUF3977 family protein, with the protein MKKYTEIGIGNTWFVRTEIEHDDGSESEMKGFIKPFKMKSAYIRVWIGTNVLIIDSKEGMKFIKKDRRKFKLMIGFFGL; encoded by the coding sequence TTGAAGAAATATACCGAAATCGGAATCGGGAATACTTGGTTTGTTAGAACAGAGATTGAACACGACGATGGGTCGGAAAGTGAAATGAAAGGGTTTATAAAACCATTCAAAATGAAATCAGCATATATTCGGGTATGGATAGGTACGAATGTGTTGATCATTGATTCCAAAGAAGGCATGAAGTTCATTAAGAAGGATAGAAGGAAATTCAAACTAATGATTGGATTCTTTGGGTTATAA
- a CDS encoding P-loop NTPase family protein: protein MRKIFIVGIVASGKTTLAKQLGAEMKICWYELDSIVYYQTGDQRVKRTPDEQVEVIMDIDRKGSWIMEGTDRESYRCLYEMADTIIFLDPPLWKRRIRIFTRFLKQKLHIEQCQYKADLAMLKMMYKWTSDFEKDREAFEANLSLYNHKLIRLTDNKRYKQLITMDFR, encoded by the coding sequence ATGAGAAAGATTTTTATCGTAGGTATTGTAGCCAGCGGCAAAACAACTCTAGCAAAGCAATTAGGGGCAGAGATGAAAATATGTTGGTATGAATTGGATTCTATTGTGTATTATCAGACAGGGGACCAAAGAGTTAAACGTACACCAGACGAGCAGGTTGAAGTAATTATGGATATTGACCGAAAGGGATCCTGGATAATGGAAGGTACTGATAGAGAATCATATCGCTGTTTATATGAAATGGCGGATACTATTATTTTTCTTGATCCTCCGTTATGGAAGCGTAGAATAAGGATATTTACTAGGTTTCTAAAACAAAAACTACATATTGAACAGTGTCAATACAAAGCAGATTTAGCCATGTTAAAAATGATGTATAAATGGACAAGCGATTTTGAGAAGGATAGAGAAGCTTTTGAAGCAAACTTGAGCTTATATAATCACAAACTTATCAGATTAACTGATAATAAACGTTATAAACAGCTTATAACAATGGATTTTCGCTAG
- a CDS encoding shikimate kinase, which translates to MNIVLIGMSGAGKSTLGVLLAKALGMNYVDTDIVIQNQEDRLLPDILAEEGVSMFMEIEERVVSGLELENCIISTGGSVIYSDKAMNFLKQGGQIIYLQLPYEELERRLGDITTRGIVIKEGQSLKDVFDDRVPLYIRYSDTILDCSNKSIEDCVSELIEIIQ; encoded by the coding sequence ATGAATATTGTCCTTATAGGTATGTCAGGGGCTGGTAAAAGCACCCTGGGTGTGCTGCTCGCAAAAGCATTAGGAATGAATTATGTAGATACCGATATTGTCATACAAAATCAGGAAGACAGGTTATTACCAGATATCCTTGCTGAAGAGGGTGTCTCTATGTTTATGGAGATCGAAGAGAGGGTCGTGTCTGGGTTAGAACTGGAAAACTGCATCATATCTACAGGTGGAAGTGTCATATATTCCGACAAAGCAATGAATTTCCTTAAACAAGGCGGGCAGATTATTTATTTGCAACTCCCCTATGAAGAACTTGAAAGAAGACTAGGTGATATAACAACTAGAGGAATTGTGATAAAGGAAGGGCAAAGTCTGAAGGATGTTTTTGATGACAGGGTTCCTTTATACATCAGGTATAGTGATACCATTCTAGATTGCTCAAATAAAAGTATAGAAGATTGTGTAAGTGAATTAATTGAGATCATTCAATGA